One Rosa chinensis cultivar Old Blush chromosome 3, RchiOBHm-V2, whole genome shotgun sequence DNA window includes the following coding sequences:
- the LOC112193257 gene encoding AT-hook motif nuclear-localized protein 20 has translation MAWWAGQVGLPGGLKHEGSAGSSTPMKLMKPDLGISMNNSSTSHLLGGGGGGGSGSAGDDDDERDNVSGDDPKEGAVEVSGSNRRPRGRPPGSKNKPKPPIFVTRDSPNALRSHVMEIANGADIAESVAQFARARQRGVCVMSGSGTVTNVTLRQPSAPGAVMALHGRFEILSLTGAFLPGPAPPGATGMTIYLAGGQGQVVGGSVVGPLIASGPVMVIAATFSNATYERLPLDQEEDDQPPAPNSGQTAGGGGSPPGIGGSLGDANSSMPPGVYNLQPSLVPNGGGQLNHEAYSNWAHGGGRPPF, from the coding sequence ATGGCATGGTGGGCTGGGCAGGTGGGTTTACCCGGAGGACTGAAACACGAAGGCTCAGCTGGCAGCAGCACTCCGATGAAGTTAATGAAACCAGATCTGGGAATCTCCATGAACAACAGTTCCACTAGCCACCTCCttggtggtggaggtggaggtggatcAGGATCAGCTGGCGACGATGATGATGAAAGGGACAACGTCAGCGGCGACGACCCCAAGGAGGGCGCCGTCGAAGTCTCAGGCAGCAACAGGCGCCCGAGAGGACGCCCTCCGGGGTCTAAAAACAAGCCGAAACCACCCATCTTCGTGACAAGGGATAGCCCCAACGCCCTCCGAAGCCACGTCATGGAGATCGCCAACGGCGCTGACATAGCTGAGAGCGTGGCGCAGTTCGCTAGGGCGAGGCAGAGAGGCGTCTGCGTGATGAGTGGGAGCGGGACCGTCACCAACGTCACGCTCCGGCAGCCTTCAGCTCCCGGAGCGGTCATGGCCCTCCATGGAAGGTTCGAGATTCTGTCCCTGACCGGAGCGTTTTTGCCCGGGCCAGCACCACCAGGGGCGACCGGAATGACGATATACTTGGCGGGCGGGCAGGGGCAGGTCGTCGGAGGAAGCGTGGTTGGCCCTCTTATAGCTTCTGGACCGGTCATGGTAATAGCAGCCACTTTCTCTAATGCTACTTATGAAAGACTGCCCTTGGATCAAGAGGAGGATGATCAGCCACCTGCCCCGAATTCAGGGCAGACGGCTGGAGGTGGCGGATCTCCACCCGGTATTGGGGGGAGTTTGGGCGATGCGAATTCGTCTATGCCGCCCGGGGTTTACAATTTACAGCCTAGTTTGGTTCCGAACGGTGGAGGGCAGTTGAACCATGAGGCATATTCAAATTGGGCTCATGGTGGAGGTAGACCTCCATTTTAA
- the LOC112191804 gene encoding tRNA N(3)-methylcytidine methyltransferase METTL6, producing the protein MKKAEYFSKDFDWDELRVEVENDPSFSYHLLPFQPSLSVAEQGESQPWNDFHNRHSSGKFFKERRYLLQEFPELVSCEENSRVLEVGCGNGSTVLPMLRGNEKVTVYACDWSTEALERAKETIYASNIVSIEHRFHTFCCDFSTSGFPTWLTYNPCQANFEQTSDGRGNSETCLNDSSSLKESRRCIGGVDFVTLIFTLSALSLQRMPKSIKECFSVMRPGGMLLFRDYGLYDMSMLRFEMDKRVGFREYMRSDGTRSYFFSLDTVRDLFMGAGFIELELEYCCVKSLNRRNGKSMRRVWVHGKFQKPV; encoded by the exons atgaagaaagcaGAATACTTCAGCAAGGACTTTGACTGGGACGAGCTGAGAGTCGAGGTGGAAAACGACCCGTCGTTTAGCTACCATTTGCTCCCATTCCAACCTTCTCTTTCAGTTGCAGAACAAGGTGAATCTCAACCGTGGAATGACTTTCATAACCGCCATTCATCTGGGAAGTTCTTCAAG GAAAGGCGATATTTGTTGCAAGAATTCCCTGAACTAGTTAGCTGTGAGGAgaattctagggttttggaggtGGGGTGTGGCAATGGCAGCACTGTTCTTCCAATGTTGAG GGGCAACGAGAAAGTCACGGTTTATGCATGTGATTGGAGCACTGAGGCCCTTGAGAGGGCTAAGGAGACGATTTATGCTTCTAACATTGTTTCTATCGAGCATCGTTTCCATACGTTTTGTTGTGATTTCTCTACCTCTGGGTTTCCAACATGGTTGACCTACAATCCTTGTCAAGCAAATTTTGAACAAACTTCAG ATGGTAGAGGGAATAGTGAGACCTGTCTTAATGATTCAAGTTCATTGAAAGAAAGCAGACGTTGCATTGGTGGGGTTGATTTTGTTACCTTG ATATTCACACTGTCGGCATTATCACTTCAGAGGATGCCAAAGTCCATCAAGGAGTGTTTTTCTGTTATGAGACCTGGAGGCATGCTTCTATTTAGGGATTATG GCCTTTATGACATGAGCATGCTTCGGTTTGAGATGGACAAAAGAGTGGGATTCAGGGAGTATATGCGATCAGATGGAACTCGTTCTTATTTCTTCTCATTGGATACTGTAAGGGATCTATTTATGGGAGCAGGCTTTATTGAG CTTGAGCTTGAATACTGCTGTGTTAAGTCGCTCAATCGTCGAAATGGGAAGAGCATGCGAAGGGTGTGGGTTCACGGAAAGTTCCAAAAGCCTGTATGA
- the LOC112191803 gene encoding protein EIN4 yields MVNSSHLAAMLRAVALGLLVSCLAVSVSASDNDFVNCNCDDEGSWSIQSILECQRVSDFLIAIAYFSIPIELLYFVSCSNFPFKWVLLQFIAFIVLCGLTHLLNAWTYYGPHSAHSFQLMLALTISKFLTALVSCATAITLLTLFPLILKVKVRELFLRQNVLELDQEVGMMKIKKEASWHVRMLTQEIRKSLDKHNILYTTLVELSKTLDLHNCAVWMPNENRTEMNLTHELKGSSSRNYSRTIPINDPNVLEIRESKRVRILRPDSALGAASSGESSECGAVAAIRMPMLRVSNFKGGTPQLVDTPYAILVLVLPMSDSRVWTYHEMEIVEVVADQVAVALSHAAVLEESQLMREKLREQNRALQQAQKNAMMASQARYSFQKVMSNGMRRPMHSILGLLSTFENMSLKQRIIVDTMVKTSYVLSTLITDVMEMSAKDNGRFPLEMRPFQLHSMIKEASCLAKCLCVYKGFRFEVDVQSSLPNQVMGDERRAFQVILHMVGSLLSTYNGEGTVIFRAVLESGSESQDDKLQQMWRTGTPDKYVSVRFEFEISDRTSHSSGVLSMIDCAGRRINSNEIKKGLSFNICKKIVQMMQGNIWMSMNPINLAESMTLVLRFQVLHSLGRAMYVAGNLLEQPNSNSEFRGLRVVVADDDNVNRTVTAKLLQKLGCQVSTVSSGFDCLSTLGSAENPFQVVVLDLHMPEMDGFEVAMRIRKFHNPNWPLIIALTASAEEAVWEKCLQMGMNGLIRKPVILKGMSDELRRVLQRAGEGL; encoded by the exons ATGGTGAATAGTAGTCACTTGGCTGCAATGTTGAGAGCAGTAGCTCTTGGGTTGTTAGTTTCCTGTTTGGCTGTATCTGTTTCAGCCAGTgataatgattttgtgaattgtaATTGTGATGATGAGGGTTCTTGGAGCATTCAGAGCATTTTAGAGTGTCAAAGAGTGAGTGATTTCTTGATTGCAATAGCGTATTTTTCGATCCCTATAGAGCTCCTTTATTTTGTCAGCTGCTCAAACTTTCCATTCAAATGGGTCCTCCTTCAGTTCATCGCATTTATAGTCCTTTGTGGATTGACCCATTTGCTCAATGCCTGGACTTATTATGGCCCTCATAGTGCTCACTCTTTCCAATTAATGCTTGCCCTCACCATTTCCAAATTCCTCACGGCCTTGGTCTCGTGTGCAACTGCAATAACCCTTTTAACTCTTTTCCCTCTTATTCTGAAAGTCAAAGTAAGAGAGTTGTTCTTGAGGCAGAATGTGTTGGAATTAGACCAAGAGGTTGGGATGATGAAAATAAAGAAGGAAGCGAGTTGGCATGTCCGTATGCTGACCCAGGAAATTAGAAAGTCACTTGATAAGCATAACATATTGTATACAACTCTGGTTGAGCTTTCAAAGACATTGGATTTGCATAACTGTGCAGTTTGGATGCCGAATGAGAACAGGACAGAAATGAACCTGACTCATGAGTTGAAAGGGAGTTCTTCGAGAAATTATAGTCGTACTATCCCAATTAATGATCCAAATGTGTTGGAGATAAGAGAGAGCAAGAGGGTAAGAATCCTGAGGCCTGATTCCGCACTTGGAGCTGCAAGTAGTGGTGAGTCTAGCGAATGTGGTGCTGTAGCAGCAATTCGGATGCCAATGCTTAGAGTTTCGAATTTTAAAGGGGGTACACCACAGTTAGTTGATACTCCTTATGCTATATTGGTTTTGGTTCTTCCAATGTCAGATTCTAGAGTTTGGACCTATCATGAAATGGAGATAGTGGAAGTCGTGGCTGACCAGGTTGCGGTGGCTCTATCCCATGCTGCAGTACTTGAAGAGTCTCAACTAATGAGAGAGAAACTGAGAGAACAAAATCGTGCACTACAACAGGCTCAGAAGAATGCAATGATGGCCAGCCAAGCAAGGTACTCATTTCAGAAGGTAATGAGTAATGGAATGAGAAGGCCGATGCATTCCATTTTGGGTTTGCTGTCAACATTTGAGAATATGAGTTTGAAACAGAGGATTATTGTAGATACGATGGTAAAAACTAGCTATGTTCTTTCCACTTTGATAACTGATGTCATGGAGATGTCAGCAAAAGATAATGGAAGGTTCCCACTAGAGATGAGGCCTTTCCAGCTTCACTCTATGATCAAAGAAGCTTCTTGCCTTGCCAAGTGCTTGTGTGTGTACAAAGGCTTTAGGTTTGAAGTTGATGTTCAGAGCTCATTGCCTAATCAGGTGATGGGGGATGAAAGAAGGGCTTTCCAAGTAATCTTGCATATGGTTGGATCACTTCTGAGCACCTATAATGGAGAGGGAACTGTCATCTTTCGGGCTGTTCTAGAGAGTGGTTCCGAGAGCCAGGATGATAAATTGCAACAAATGTGGAGAACAGGTACGCCAGATAAGTATGTATCTGTGAGGTTCGAATTTGAGATTAGTGACAGAACCTCTCATTCCAGTGGGGTATTATCGATGATTGATTGTGCTGGTAGGAGGATCAACAGCAATGAAATTAAGAAGGGCCTGAGCTTCAACATTTGCAAAAAGATTGTCCAG ATGATGCAAGGAAATATCTGGATGTCCATGAATCCAATCAATCTTGCAGAAAGCATGACTCTTGTTCTCAGGTTTCAAGTCCTTCATTCTCTTGGTAGAGCTATGTATGTCGCTGGAAATCTCTTGGAGCAACCAAATTCCAACTCAGAGTTCAGAGGACTCCGGGTTGTAGTAGCGGATGATGATAATGTAAATAGGACTGTGACCGCTAAACTGCTCCAGAAACTTGGCTGTCAAGTCAGTACTGTTTCTTCGGGGTTTGATTGCCTGAGTACACTAGGCAGCGCAGAAAATCCATTCCAGGTTGTTGTTTTAGATCTTCACATGCCTGAAATGGATGGGTTTGAAGTGGCAATGAGAATCAGGAAATTCCACAACCCTAACTGGCCGCTGATCATAGCCCTGACAGCAAGTGCGGAGGAAGCTGTGTGGGAGAAATGTCTACAGATGGGAATGAACGGACTGATCCGAAAACCTGTTATTTTGAAAGGGATGTCGGATGAGCTTCGGAGAGTACTGCAACGAGCCGGTGAAGGTCTGTGA
- the LOC112195032 gene encoding probable pectate lyase 15, producing the protein MIYMCILVLFLFGFIAETRIAPTTVDDDPEEVASMVSLSIQNSIERKLRQLQGSSLSCATGNSIDDCWRCDSNWYNNRKRLADCAIGFGRNTIGGRDGRFYIVTDSSDDDAVNLKVGTLRHAVIQSEPLWIVFQRDMVIQLKQELIMNSYKTIDGRGANVHIANEACITIQNVTNIIIHGLHIHDCKPTGNAMVRSSPSHFGWRGMADGDAVSIFGSSNVWIDHNSLSNCADGLVDVVMASTAVTISNNYFSHHNDVMLFGHSDSYTGDKDMQVTVAYNHFGEGLMQRLPHCRHGYCHVVNNDYSHGWGIYAIGGGANPTINSEGNRFVADLKRYPDSSEVTKRTSGDKLEWKNWNWISQGDLFLNGAYFVPSGATGANSEAYAKASSYAKAKKSSLVVAITSSAGALTCRKDHMCTSN; encoded by the coding sequence ATGATTTATATGTGTATATTGGTTCTCTTCCTGTTCGGCTTCATTGCCGAAACACGAATTGCCCCAACAACAGTCGATGACGACCCCGAGGAAGTTGCTTCCATGGTCTCCTTGAGCATCCAAAACAGCATCGAAAGAAAGCTCAGGCAACTCCAGGGATCATCATTATCATGTGCTACCGGGAATTCCATCGACGACTGTTGGCGATGTGACTCCAATTGGTACAACAATCGGAAGCGCCTCGCGGATTGCGCTATTGGTTTCGGCAGGAACACAATTGGAGGCCGCGACGGCCGCTTCTACATCGTCACTGACTCTAGTGACGACGATGCCGTCAACCTTAAAGTCGGGACCCTTCGCCACGCTGTAATACAATCCGAGCCTCTATGGATTGTGTTCCAGCGTGACATGGTGATCCAGCTCAAGCAGGAGCTTATCATGAATAGCTATAAAACCATCGACGGCCGCGGAGCCAATGTTCACATTGCAAATGAAGCATGCATTACAATCCAAAACGTCACGAACATCATAATACATGGCCTCCACATCCATGATTGCAAGCCTACGGGGAATGCCATGGTGAGGAGCTCACCGTCACACTTTGGTTGGAGAGGAATGGCAGACGGTGATGCTGTGTCGATTTTCGGCTCCAGCAACGTGTGGATTGATCACAACTCACTCTCCAACTGCGCCGACGGCCTCGTGGATGTTGTCATGGCCTCAACTGCAGTTACAATCTCTAACAATTACTTCTCGCACCATAATGATGTCATGTTGTTTGGTCACAGCGACTCTTATACTGGAGACAAGGACATGCAAGTGACGGTTGCTTACAACCACTTTGGGGAAGGACTGATGCAAAGGTTGCCGCATTGTAGGCACGGTTATTGTCATGTGGTGAACAATGACTACAGCCACGGTTGGGGGATATACGCCATCGGTGGAGGTGCAAACCCTACCATCAACAGTGAAGGCAACCGATTTGTTGCTGATCTGAAAAGGTACCCGGATTCGAGTGAGGTTACCAAGAGGACTTCGGGGGACAAGTTGGAGTGGAAGAACTGGAATTGGATTTCTCAAGGAGATTTGTTCTTGAATGGTGCCTACTTTGTTCCGTCTGGAGCAACCGGAGCTAACTCGGAGGCCTATGCTAAGGCCTCGAGCTATGCAAAAGCTAAGAAATCTTCCCTGGTtgtagccataacttcttctgcTGGTGCACTCACCTGCCGCAAAGACCATATGTGCACTAGTAACTAG